From a region of the Odoribacter splanchnicus DSM 20712 genome:
- a CDS encoding ABC transporter ATP-binding protein, producing MRRYWHILRKYKISLALCPILVLITVWCETIQPMYMAEIVDQGVMKRDLSLIAEKGVYMILISLSGLGFSVVNVYIASRTSIGFGTDLRGALFEKIQRLSFFDLDHFSTSSLITRLTNDIARIQQVVLMSMRMMLRSPFMLVMAIFFVVQINKQLALTLMASIPALSIAVFVILRKGFPYFLKVQQKIDQLNGVVRENLINIRVVKSFVREDFEARKFVRSSEELRDMVIRASNIIVAIFPVMQLVMNLSVIAILWVGGYKVMEGELQIGELISFVNYLAQVLMSLMLLSMFIMASARASASSRRIMEVLNTTPSLANTPEGLADRYKIKRGEVEFVNVSFRYGNGENDVLRNVNFHIRPAETVAVVGATGAAKSSMVQLIPRLYDVTGGELRIDGVPVKDYHLKELHARIGMVLQKNELFTGTILENLRWGKPDATLEEAEEACRVAQVHDFILTLAEGYQTILGRGGINLSGGQKQRLCIARALLRKPKILILDDSTSAVDSETELRIRNNLNCLLKDTTVLIITQRINTMQSADRVIVLEDGEVEAIGTPDELMATSRIYQEIYNSQQILN from the coding sequence ATGCGCAGATATTGGCATATACTCCGAAAATATAAGATAAGTCTGGCTCTTTGCCCTATCCTTGTATTGATTACTGTATGGTGTGAAACGATACAGCCCATGTATATGGCCGAAATAGTCGATCAAGGAGTGATGAAGCGCGATTTGTCACTGATTGCAGAGAAAGGAGTGTATATGATTCTTATCTCCTTATCGGGATTGGGCTTTAGTGTGGTGAATGTCTATATCGCTTCGCGTACTTCTATCGGTTTCGGTACGGATTTACGAGGGGCTCTGTTCGAAAAAATCCAGCGTTTGTCTTTTTTTGATCTCGATCATTTCAGTACCTCCTCATTGATTACCCGCCTGACGAATGATATAGCACGGATACAGCAGGTAGTGCTGATGTCGATGCGGATGATGTTGCGTTCACCGTTTATGTTGGTGATGGCCATATTTTTTGTTGTACAGATCAATAAGCAGTTAGCTCTTACCTTGATGGCTTCGATTCCGGCGTTGAGTATCGCTGTTTTTGTGATTCTGAGAAAGGGATTTCCTTATTTTTTAAAAGTGCAGCAGAAAATTGATCAGCTGAATGGTGTGGTTCGGGAAAACCTGATTAATATTCGGGTGGTAAAATCGTTTGTAAGAGAAGACTTCGAAGCACGAAAATTTGTACGTAGCAGTGAGGAACTGAGGGATATGGTGATCCGGGCTTCGAATATTATTGTTGCGATTTTTCCGGTGATGCAGTTGGTGATGAATTTGTCGGTAATCGCTATTTTGTGGGTAGGCGGATATAAGGTGATGGAAGGGGAATTGCAGATCGGAGAGTTGATTTCATTTGTGAATTACCTGGCACAGGTGTTGATGTCGCTGATGTTGTTGTCGATGTTTATCATGGCATCTGCCCGTGCTTCGGCTTCTTCACGCCGGATTATGGAGGTCTTGAATACTACACCTTCTTTGGCGAATACGCCCGAAGGCTTGGCGGACCGGTATAAAATAAAACGGGGGGAAGTGGAGTTTGTGAATGTTAGCTTCCGGTATGGTAATGGAGAAAACGATGTCTTACGGAATGTAAACTTTCATATCCGGCCGGCGGAGACAGTTGCTGTTGTCGGGGCTACCGGGGCGGCTAAGAGTTCGATGGTGCAGCTGATTCCCCGACTTTATGATGTTACGGGGGGAGAACTTCGCATCGATGGTGTACCTGTGAAGGATTATCATCTGAAAGAGTTACATGCCCGTATCGGTATGGTATTACAAAAGAATGAATTGTTTACAGGAACCATATTGGAAAATCTGAGATGGGGAAAACCGGATGCTACTCTGGAAGAAGCCGAAGAGGCCTGCCGGGTGGCTCAGGTACATGATTTTATTCTGACACTCGCCGAAGGGTACCAGACGATATTAGGACGCGGAGGAATCAATCTTTCGGGAGGACAGAAACAACGTCTTTGCATTGCCCGGGCTCTGCTGAGGAAACCTAAGATTTTGATTTTGGACGATAGTACGAGTGCTGTGGATTCGGAAACAGAACTCCGGATCAGGAATAATCTCAATTGTTTGCTGAAAGATACTACTGTACTGATTATAACACAACGGATCAATACAATGCAGTCTGCCGATCGGGTAATCGTATTGGAAGACGGTGAAGTTGAGGCTATCGGTACACCGGATGAATTGATGGCGACCTCCCGGATATATCAGGAGATTTATAACTCACAGCAAATTTTAAATTAG
- a CDS encoding V-type ATP synthase subunit K, translated as MMNEIILAYIGVGLMLGLSGIGSAYGVTIGGNATIGALKKNDEAFGNYMVLCALPGTQGLYGFLGFFLLKNVLVAGITWLQAAAVFGAGLGLGLVCLFSAIRQGQVCANGIIGIGSGYDVFGKTLILAVFPELYAIVAVAATFMISTMI; from the coding sequence ATCATGAATGAGATTATTTTAGCTTATATTGGGGTTGGATTGATGTTAGGACTGTCCGGAATTGGTAGTGCTTATGGCGTAACTATCGGTGGTAATGCTACGATCGGTGCACTGAAGAAGAATGACGAAGCTTTTGGTAATTATATGGTATTGTGTGCACTTCCCGGTACACAGGGACTTTATGGATTCCTGGGCTTTTTCTTGCTGAAGAATGTATTGGTAGCCGGTATTACCTGGTTACAGGCTGCTGCTGTTTTTGGTGCCGGCTTAGGACTTGGATTGGTATGTCTGTTTTCTGCCATCCGTCAGGGCCAGGTATGTGCTAATGGTATCATCGGTATCGGTTCAGGATACGATGTGTTCGGTAAAACTTTGATTTTGGCCGTATTCCCTGAGTTGTATGCTATTGTTGCTGTTGCTGCTACTTTCATGATCAGTACGATGATCTAA
- a CDS encoding V-type ATP synthase subunit I, producing the protein MRKLSLLIFYRDYQAFLGELREKGVVHIHENKKRSAEDEELKHKFAVIKRIGEMIKQLSKRIPETKETFTELLERWSQAMEPKEKLFFYQQVFYAGDRLKEESEVTELDLLTFLENQFKRMEHIDQQIASLEKEGMIYEPWGDLPDEQIGGLQRAGWDLRFFTVPDRKYLPEWEDKYNAFVINQDKGQKYFVTVLPREVEEYPEADVVSFPQMSAEQIRQQVAGLKTEKETVAENLKKIAAFSVEYLKDLKVRICEDTDTLKVKDAAMTLLEDKVIALEGWVPEAIAADTDHWLADKGVAYELEIPTEQDNPPILLKNNKFARLFEFIGELYSLPNYREIDLTPFFAPFFVLFFGFCLGDAGYGLLLLLGITIYKFKAKPAIKPILSLAQWLGISTVIMGIVGGTFFGIQLLDVQVPWMEKMKAYMLDSQQLFNLALIVGAVQIIFGMFLKVANQWKQHGFAAALSTIGWLVLILGEGICYWLSTKGYAMDVPMYVVGAVAGLLIFVFNNVRRNVFINIGAGLWDSYNMVTGLLGDTLSYIRLFALGISSAVLGLVFNDLAMNMSPDVPGVKQLVMLIILLFGHSVNLFMAGLGSFVHPMRLTFVEFYKNAGFEGGGKKYRPYKKRSN; encoded by the coding sequence ATGAGAAAATTATCCCTGCTGATATTCTATCGGGATTATCAGGCATTTCTCGGGGAACTTCGGGAAAAGGGAGTGGTTCATATCCATGAAAATAAAAAACGATCGGCCGAAGACGAAGAACTGAAACACAAGTTTGCCGTCATTAAGCGGATCGGAGAAATGATCAAACAGCTGTCCAAACGGATTCCTGAAACCAAGGAGACTTTTACGGAATTATTGGAACGTTGGTCACAGGCGATGGAACCGAAAGAAAAGTTGTTTTTTTATCAACAAGTGTTTTATGCGGGAGATCGGTTGAAAGAAGAGTCAGAAGTAACCGAATTGGATTTGCTGACTTTCCTGGAAAACCAGTTCAAACGAATGGAACATATCGATCAACAGATTGCTTCGCTGGAAAAAGAAGGTATGATCTATGAACCTTGGGGAGATTTGCCCGACGAACAGATCGGCGGACTCCAAAGGGCAGGTTGGGATCTGCGGTTTTTCACCGTTCCCGACCGGAAATATTTACCTGAATGGGAAGACAAATACAATGCGTTTGTTATAAACCAGGATAAGGGACAAAAGTATTTTGTTACTGTCCTGCCCCGGGAGGTAGAAGAATATCCCGAAGCCGATGTCGTGTCTTTTCCTCAGATGAGTGCGGAACAAATCCGGCAACAGGTCGCCGGGTTGAAAACCGAAAAAGAAACGGTTGCCGAAAACTTGAAGAAGATCGCGGCTTTTTCGGTGGAATACCTGAAGGATTTGAAAGTACGGATTTGTGAAGATACGGATACTTTAAAAGTGAAGGATGCTGCAATGACTTTACTTGAAGATAAGGTGATTGCTCTGGAAGGTTGGGTGCCGGAAGCTATTGCAGCCGATACGGACCACTGGCTGGCAGATAAAGGAGTTGCTTATGAACTCGAGATTCCGACAGAGCAGGATAATCCTCCTATTCTGCTGAAGAATAACAAGTTTGCCCGTTTGTTTGAATTTATCGGCGAACTGTATTCGCTGCCTAATTATCGGGAAATCGACTTGACACCGTTTTTTGCACCGTTTTTTGTGCTGTTTTTCGGTTTTTGTCTGGGAGATGCCGGATATGGATTGCTGCTGTTGTTGGGTATCACCATTTATAAGTTTAAGGCGAAGCCGGCAATTAAACCGATTCTGTCGTTAGCACAATGGCTGGGTATTTCTACTGTGATCATGGGAATTGTCGGAGGTACTTTCTTCGGTATCCAATTGCTGGATGTACAGGTACCCTGGATGGAGAAGATGAAAGCTTATATGTTGGATTCACAACAGCTGTTCAACCTGGCTTTGATCGTCGGAGCCGTACAAATTATCTTCGGTATGTTCCTGAAAGTGGCTAACCAGTGGAAACAACATGGTTTTGCAGCAGCTCTCTCGACAATCGGATGGCTCGTGTTGATTCTGGGAGAAGGAATCTGTTATTGGTTGTCGACCAAGGGATATGCAATGGATGTCCCGATGTATGTTGTCGGTGCTGTAGCAGGATTACTGATCTTTGTATTCAATAATGTTCGTCGGAATGTATTCATTAATATCGGTGCCGGTTTATGGGATTCTTATAATATGGTCACCGGCCTTTTAGGAGATACACTTTCTTATATCCGTTTGTTTGCCTTGGGAATTTCGAGCGCGGTATTGGGATTGGTGTTCAATGATCTGGCAATGAATATGAGTCCGGATGTGCCGGGAGTAAAACAGTTGGTCATGTTGATCATCCTGTTGTTCGGACATAGTGTGAACTTGTTTATGGCTGGATTGGGTTCCTTTGTACACCCGATGCGTCTGACTTTTGTTGAGTTTTATAAGAATGCAGGTTTTGAAGGAGGCGGTAAGAAATACCGGCCTTATAAGAAAAGAAGTAATTGA
- a CDS encoding V-type ATP synthase subunit D, whose protein sequence is MAIKFQYNKTSLQSLDKQLKMRVRALPTIKNKESALRSEVKKAKEVADEFDGKLDDTLNGISDMLQLYDEYTPDILTVKDVNMSVKKIAGVRTPVLDQVEYEIKDFSLFNAPGWFLDGIQHVKEVVNIALEREFYMRKMELLDRARKKTTQKVNLYEKVQIPGFQEAIRKIKRFLEDEENLSKSAQKIVKTRKAMEDEA, encoded by the coding sequence ATGGCAATAAAATTTCAATATAATAAAACTTCCCTTCAGAGTCTTGACAAACAACTCAAGATGAGGGTAAGAGCTTTGCCTACCATCAAAAATAAGGAATCTGCCTTGCGTTCAGAAGTAAAGAAAGCAAAAGAAGTTGCGGATGAGTTTGACGGAAAATTAGACGACACACTCAATGGCATCAGTGATATGCTTCAACTTTATGATGAATATACTCCGGATATTCTTACCGTGAAAGATGTCAATATGTCGGTGAAGAAAATTGCAGGAGTACGTACGCCGGTGTTGGACCAGGTGGAGTATGAAATAAAAGACTTCAGTCTGTTTAATGCACCGGGATGGTTCCTTGACGGGATTCAGCACGTGAAAGAAGTAGTAAATATCGCTCTCGAACGGGAGTTTTATATGCGGAAGATGGAATTACTGGATCGTGCCCGTAAGAAAACGACACAAAAGGTGAATCTGTATGAGAAAGTACAGATCCCCGGATTTCAGGAAGCAATCCGAAAGATTAAGCGATTCCTGGAAGATGAGGAGAACCTTTCCAAGTCGGCACAAAAGATTGTGAAAACCCGTAAAGCGATGGAGGACGAAGCATGA
- a CDS encoding V-type ATP synthase subunit B, with protein sequence MNTAFQKVYTKITQITKATCSLKAQGVGNDELAIVNGRLAQVVKIWGEDITLQVFSGTEGIPTNAEVTFLGKAPTLKVGEDLCGRFFNAFGDPIDGGPAVDGEEREIGGPSVNPVRRKQPSELIATGIAGIDLNNTLVSGQKIPFFADPDQPYNQVMANVALRAQTDRIILGGMGLTNDDYLYFKNLFDNAGVLDRIVSFVNTTEAPPVERLLVPDMALTAAEYFAVDKNEKVLVLLTDMTLYADALSIVSNRMDQIPSKDSMPGSLYSDLAKIYEKAVQFPQGGSITIIAVTTLSGGDITHAIPDNTGYITEGQLFLRKDTEIGKVIVDPFRSLSRLKQLVIGKKTRKDHPQVMNAAIRLYADAANARTKLENGFDLTDYDKRTLDFARDYSNELLAIDVNIGITQMLDTAWALFRKYFTRSELGIKKEIVDEFGNMD encoded by the coding sequence ATGAACACTGCTTTTCAAAAGGTATATACCAAAATTACCCAGATTACCAAAGCTACCTGTTCACTGAAAGCTCAGGGGGTCGGAAATGACGAACTGGCGATTGTGAATGGCCGTTTGGCTCAGGTTGTGAAGATTTGGGGGGAAGACATCACGTTGCAGGTATTTTCCGGCACCGAGGGTATTCCGACCAATGCTGAGGTGACTTTTCTGGGAAAAGCTCCTACACTGAAGGTAGGAGAGGATCTGTGCGGACGTTTTTTCAATGCATTCGGAGATCCGATCGATGGCGGGCCTGCTGTAGATGGCGAAGAACGTGAAATCGGGGGACCGTCTGTGAATCCGGTACGCCGTAAACAACCTTCGGAATTGATCGCTACCGGTATTGCAGGTATCGACCTGAATAATACGTTGGTGTCGGGACAGAAGATTCCGTTTTTTGCCGATCCGGATCAACCTTATAATCAGGTGATGGCGAATGTGGCTTTGCGTGCACAAACCGACCGGATTATCCTGGGAGGAATGGGATTGACCAACGACGACTATCTGTATTTCAAAAATTTGTTCGATAATGCCGGTGTACTCGATCGTATCGTCAGTTTTGTCAATACGACCGAAGCTCCTCCTGTCGAACGGTTACTGGTGCCGGATATGGCCTTGACCGCGGCAGAATATTTTGCCGTGGACAAGAACGAAAAAGTGTTGGTATTGCTGACCGATATGACCTTATATGCCGATGCGTTGAGTATTGTGTCCAACCGTATGGACCAGATCCCTTCGAAAGATTCTATGCCCGGTTCATTGTATTCGGATTTGGCTAAAATCTATGAAAAGGCCGTACAGTTCCCGCAGGGGGGATCGATTACCATCATTGCCGTGACGACCTTGTCGGGCGGTGATATTACACATGCTATCCCGGATAATACCGGATATATCACAGAAGGTCAGTTGTTCTTGCGGAAAGATACGGAGATCGGTAAGGTGATTGTCGATCCGTTCCGAAGCTTGTCCCGTCTGAAACAGTTAGTGATCGGTAAGAAAACCCGGAAGGACCATCCTCAGGTAATGAACGCCGCTATCCGTCTGTATGCCGATGCTGCCAATGCACGGACAAAATTGGAAAATGGTTTCGATTTGACCGATTACGATAAACGTACGCTCGATTTCGCCCGGGATTATTCGAATGAATTATTGGCTATCGACGTGAATATCGGTATTACCCAGATGTTGGACACAGCCTGGGCACTGTTCCGGAAATATTTTACCCGTTCGGAACTGGGAATCAAGAAAGAGATCGTGGACGAATTCGGAAATATGGATTAA
- a CDS encoding V-type ATP synthase subunit A gives MAKTQGKVHSIISNLVLVKVEGPVSQNEICFIEENGERLMAEVIKVVGDLAYVQVFESTRGLKPGMPVEFQNHMLEVSLGPGLLSKNFDGLQNDLDKMTGVFLKRGEYTNPLEDDKKWSFTPLAKAGDKVKAADWLGNVKENWLDHKIMVPFKLEGEYTVVSVVPAGEYTILDTIAVLKDRTGKEINVTMVQKWPVKVAIRNYVDKPRPFRQMETGVRVIDTMNPMLEGGTGFIPGPFGTGKTVLQHALARFADADVIIMAACGERANEVVEIFTEFPELQDPRSGRSLYERTTIIANTSNMPVAAREASVYTAMTIGEYYRAMGMKVLLLADSTSRWAQALREMSNRMEELPGQDAFPMDLSAIISNFYARAGMVYLNNGSTGSVTFIGTVSPAGGNLKEPVTESTKKVARCFYALSQARADSKRYPAIDTLESYSKYLEYPEFVEYARKNISDRWIEDVNEARNMLVRGRETAEQIDILGDDGVPLDYHLIFWKSELIDFVILQQDAFDNIDGSTSMERQQYMLNMVLDVVRSDFDFDSFEEVNPYFKRIINTFKQMNYSEFQSGHFKKFEAEVKDIINERKK, from the coding sequence ATGGCAAAAACACAAGGAAAAGTCCATAGCATTATTTCTAACCTTGTACTCGTTAAAGTCGAAGGGCCTGTTTCCCAGAATGAGATTTGTTTCATAGAGGAAAACGGGGAACGTTTGATGGCCGAAGTGATAAAGGTGGTGGGAGATCTTGCTTATGTGCAGGTATTTGAGAGCACCCGTGGTTTGAAACCCGGAATGCCTGTTGAATTTCAGAATCACATGTTGGAAGTGAGTCTCGGACCTGGTCTGTTGTCGAAAAACTTCGATGGCTTACAGAATGACCTGGATAAAATGACAGGTGTTTTTTTGAAAAGAGGAGAATATACAAATCCTTTGGAGGACGATAAAAAATGGAGCTTTACGCCGTTGGCCAAAGCCGGGGATAAGGTGAAAGCTGCCGATTGGCTCGGAAATGTGAAGGAAAACTGGCTGGATCATAAGATTATGGTTCCTTTTAAGCTGGAGGGAGAATATACGGTGGTTTCCGTAGTCCCGGCAGGGGAATACACGATTTTGGATACGATTGCCGTATTGAAAGATCGTACCGGGAAAGAAATCAATGTCACGATGGTGCAGAAATGGCCGGTAAAAGTAGCTATCCGGAATTATGTGGATAAACCACGTCCTTTCCGGCAGATGGAAACCGGTGTTCGGGTCATCGATACCATGAACCCGATGCTGGAAGGGGGAACCGGATTTATTCCGGGACCGTTCGGTACGGGAAAGACGGTGTTGCAGCATGCTTTGGCCCGTTTTGCGGATGCAGATGTGATTATCATGGCTGCCTGCGGTGAACGTGCCAATGAGGTGGTGGAAATATTTACCGAATTCCCGGAATTGCAGGACCCGCGGTCAGGACGCTCCCTTTATGAACGTACTACCATTATTGCCAATACGTCGAATATGCCCGTTGCTGCTCGTGAAGCATCTGTGTACACGGCGATGACGATCGGGGAGTATTACCGGGCAATGGGAATGAAAGTGCTGTTATTGGCCGATTCTACTTCTCGTTGGGCGCAAGCTTTGCGTGAGATGTCGAACCGTATGGAGGAACTTCCCGGGCAGGATGCTTTCCCGATGGACTTGTCTGCGATTATCTCCAACTTCTATGCCCGGGCCGGGATGGTATATCTGAATAACGGTAGTACAGGTTCTGTCACGTTTATCGGTACGGTATCGCCTGCCGGTGGTAACCTGAAAGAACCGGTAACCGAATCGACCAAGAAAGTGGCCCGTTGTTTCTACGCATTGTCACAGGCTCGTGCCGATTCCAAACGTTATCCGGCGATCGATACCCTGGAATCTTATTCGAAATATCTGGAATACCCCGAATTTGTCGAATATGCCCGGAAAAATATTTCGGACCGGTGGATAGAAGATGTGAATGAAGCCCGTAATATGCTGGTCAGAGGCCGGGAAACAGCTGAGCAAATCGATATTTTGGGAGATGATGGTGTTCCATTGGATTATCACCTGATATTCTGGAAATCGGAATTGATCGACTTCGTGATCCTGCAACAGGATGCTTTCGATAATATTGACGGATCGACCTCGATGGAGCGCCAACAATATATGCTGAATATGGTTTTGGATGTTGTACGTTCGGATTTTGACTTCGATTCTTTCGAAGAAGTAAATCCTTACTTCAAACGGATCATCAATACTTTTAAGCAGATGAACTATTCCGAATTTCAGTCCGGCCATTTCAAGAAATTCGAAGCGGAAGTGAAAGATATTATTAATGAAAGAAAAAAATAA
- a CDS encoding DUF2764 family protein, with amino-acid sequence MDYIAFIAGLPEIDWDDRKLSLIVAEFREQLKDYISGRDERLIDLFFLPNDNAQVLRLLRKQEPDGALSTVYPVKLLEDETQEPDKTIPAYLREFIADFKEEHLRYDVSPENVLSWMYYDYMMKADNQLVKRYAEFSMNLKNLVTALNARKYGMEVAKEVIGSNEFAVALRTSNAKDFGLTLDYPYVGKVIALMDNDNLVERERGLDLIIWHFLDEAVTFDYFSLERVISYMLRLMIVERWSKMSSESGRKVFMEMVDRFRKSFQFEEQFK; translated from the coding sequence ATGGATTATATTGCTTTTATAGCAGGCTTGCCGGAAATTGACTGGGATGATCGGAAATTGTCTTTGATAGTGGCCGAATTTCGGGAACAATTGAAAGATTATATCAGTGGTAGAGATGAACGGTTGATCGATTTATTCTTTTTACCTAATGATAATGCTCAGGTGTTGCGTTTGTTGAGGAAACAGGAACCCGATGGGGCGTTGTCTACTGTTTATCCGGTGAAATTGCTGGAAGATGAAACACAGGAACCGGATAAAACGATTCCGGCTTACCTGAGGGAATTCATTGCTGATTTTAAGGAAGAGCATTTGCGTTATGATGTTTCGCCCGAGAATGTGTTGAGCTGGATGTATTATGATTATATGATGAAAGCCGACAACCAACTGGTGAAGAGATATGCAGAGTTTTCCATGAATCTGAAAAATCTGGTCACTGCTTTGAATGCCCGGAAATATGGGATGGAAGTGGCAAAAGAGGTGATCGGCAGTAATGAGTTTGCAGTAGCTTTGCGGACATCCAATGCGAAAGATTTCGGTTTGACCCTGGATTATCCTTATGTCGGAAAAGTGATTGCTTTGATGGATAACGATAATTTAGTAGAACGCGAACGGGGACTCGATTTGATTATTTGGCATTTCTTGGATGAAGCGGTGACTTTTGATTATTTTTCTTTGGAAAGAGTCATCAGTTATATGCTTCGTCTGATGATCGTCGAACGGTGGAGCAAGATGAGTTCAGAGTCCGGGCGGAAGGTGTTTATGGAAATGGTCGACCGTTTCCGGAAAAGTTTTCAGTTTGAAGAACAATTTAAATAA
- a CDS encoding ATP synthase subunit E — protein MENKLDVLTKKLYEEGVDKANQEAEKIIAQAKEKAAKLIAEAEEQAKGIKAGAATEVENMKKKAESEMTLSARQAITALKQSITSLISGEVAGNIAKAGFKDEAFVQEMIVAILKKWDVASGNLNLELILSEEEKEKFQQFVATKYKELLDKGLEIKVGDHTDAFVIQPKDGGYQVAFSEKLFETFFNQYMRSFTKSLLYK, from the coding sequence ATGGAAAACAAATTAGATGTCTTAACTAAAAAGCTGTATGAAGAGGGGGTCGATAAGGCGAATCAGGAAGCTGAAAAAATAATCGCTCAAGCAAAGGAAAAAGCAGCAAAATTGATTGCAGAGGCTGAGGAACAGGCAAAGGGAATAAAAGCCGGAGCAGCAACCGAAGTCGAAAATATGAAAAAAAAGGCTGAATCAGAGATGACTTTGAGCGCACGTCAGGCGATTACTGCTTTGAAACAGTCGATCACTTCCCTGATATCCGGTGAAGTGGCAGGAAATATCGCTAAGGCAGGTTTTAAAGACGAAGCATTCGTGCAGGAAATGATTGTCGCTATTCTGAAAAAATGGGACGTAGCTTCCGGAAACCTGAACCTGGAATTGATTTTGTCTGAGGAAGAGAAAGAAAAATTCCAACAGTTTGTGGCGACCAAATACAAAGAATTGTTGGATAAAGGCCTTGAAATAAAAGTAGGAGATCATACGGATGCTTTCGTCATACAACCGAAGGACGGAGGATATCAGGTTGCTTTTTCCGAGAAGTTGTTCGAGACTTTCTTCAATCAGTATATGAGAAGCTTTACCAAGAGCTTGCTCTATAAATAA
- a CDS encoding LysR family transcriptional regulator — MLDHKYKVFYHLAQTPNTTKVAEELLLSQPAISKNIKELEKELGITLFNRIKGRMQLTEAGQYLYSEIEILVRKEREINFRIDKMKHTFTGTLHIGASTTLSQYVLPETLVRFKNASPQMAISLMSGNTAQIEQEIVTGNLMSLL, encoded by the coding sequence ATGCTCGATCACAAATACAAAGTTTTTTATCATCTGGCTCAAACTCCCAACACCACAAAAGTAGCTGAAGAGTTATTACTATCCCAGCCAGCAATTTCTAAAAATATAAAAGAATTGGAAAAAGAACTGGGTATTACCCTCTTCAACCGGATAAAAGGTCGGATGCAACTCACCGAAGCCGGACAGTATCTGTACTCGGAAATTGAAATTTTAGTTCGGAAGGAACGGGAAATAAATTTCAGAATCGATAAAATGAAACATACTTTTACAGGCACACTTCACATTGGAGCCAGTACCACTTTATCCCAATATGTCCTTCCGGAGACGTTGGTCCGATTCAAAAATGCCTCACCGCAAATGGCTATTTCTTTGATGAGCGGAAATACGGCACAGATCGAACAGGAAATTGTAACAGGTAATCTCATGTCGCTTTTATAG
- a CDS encoding LysR substrate-binding domain-containing protein, translating to MPFLRDEIVLVTGAETKIPEHISPEQFPQLPFVLREQGSGTYHVIRNQLAQAGIAINTLNCQLVLGSTEGIKHYLLHSNCFALLSIYSIREEVAAGKLKIIDIDELNINRMFYIIHRQGEPDPYAKQFIEFSLRQKF from the coding sequence ATACCTTTTCTCCGGGATGAGATTGTATTGGTCACCGGAGCAGAAACAAAAATCCCGGAACACATTTCTCCGGAACAATTCCCCCAACTCCCATTCGTTTTGCGTGAACAGGGTTCCGGTACCTACCACGTCATCCGCAATCAGCTCGCACAGGCCGGAATAGCCATAAACACACTAAATTGTCAGCTCGTTTTAGGTAGTACGGAAGGAATCAAACATTATTTACTTCATTCAAACTGTTTTGCTCTGCTTTCGATTTATAGTATCCGCGAAGAAGTGGCCGCCGGGAAATTAAAAATCATCGATATCGACGAACTGAATATCAACCGGATGTTTTATATCATTCACCGGCAAGGTGAACCCGATCCCTATGCCAAACAATTCATCGAATTCTCTCTCCGGCAAAAATTTTAG